A genomic segment from Alistipes senegalensis JC50 encodes:
- a CDS encoding WG repeat-containing protein yields the protein MFTLRQYLLTLTDSHGLTRTLGEVELCRDGQGRPLYSIGNSAVVFRIRRDGRIRSLRCYLRRMRHLREIYGDGVLEKELYLYTSSETGVWVDAILGDWIDGATLHEAVAEAALAHDTAKLRSLAESFDSLAAGMVADDRAHGDLKPANIIVGRDRQLHPIDFDAAFLPAFAGETSPELGTAAYQHPARTAADFNERLDDYPAALISTALHALAEEPTLWERYGTADGLLFSPGKIPGDPAYREVLGLFERRGKAVQYRVAQLLCSPTLQLFGLAELLGEAVRQAGTGDPSSDDETPELFVGNGRWGYRTPQRTIVPPLYDSGFDFTEGLAAVLLGSTWHYIDTAGRTRLSFPGCEAVKPFRNGRAQVVRSGRRIEIDRAGREFPVPENEFAV from the coding sequence GTGTTCACCCTTCGCCAATACCTGCTCACACTCACCGATTCCCACGGCCTGACACGCACGCTGGGCGAGGTGGAGTTATGCCGGGACGGGCAGGGACGCCCCCTTTACAGCATCGGCAATTCGGCCGTCGTCTTCCGCATCCGCCGCGACGGACGCATCCGGTCGCTGCGCTGCTACCTGCGCAGGATGCGCCACCTGCGGGAGATCTACGGCGACGGAGTGCTCGAAAAGGAGCTCTACCTCTACACTTCGTCGGAAACGGGCGTCTGGGTCGATGCGATTCTGGGCGACTGGATCGACGGCGCGACCCTCCACGAAGCGGTCGCCGAAGCCGCCCTCGCGCACGATACGGCAAAGCTCCGGAGCCTTGCGGAATCATTCGACTCCCTGGCCGCCGGCATGGTCGCCGACGACCGCGCCCACGGCGACCTGAAGCCCGCGAACATCATCGTAGGCCGGGACCGGCAGCTGCATCCGATCGACTTCGACGCCGCATTCCTGCCCGCCTTCGCCGGAGAGACGAGCCCCGAACTGGGCACAGCGGCCTACCAGCATCCGGCCCGCACGGCGGCGGATTTCAACGAACGGCTCGACGACTACCCCGCGGCCCTGATCTCCACGGCCCTGCACGCGCTGGCCGAGGAACCGACGCTCTGGGAGCGTTACGGCACCGCCGACGGACTGTTGTTCTCGCCCGGAAAGATTCCCGGCGACCCGGCCTACCGCGAAGTCCTCGGCCTGTTCGAACGCCGCGGCAAAGCCGTGCAATACCGCGTGGCGCAGTTGCTCTGCTCCCCGACCCTGCAACTTTTCGGACTCGCGGAGCTGCTCGGCGAAGCGGTCCGGCAGGCCGGCACAGGAGACCCCTCCTCCGACGACGAGACCCCGGAACTGTTCGTCGGGAACGGCCGCTGGGGTTACCGAACGCCGCAGCGGACGATCGTTCCGCCGCTTTACGACAGCGGCTTCGACTTCACCGAGGGGCTGGCCGCCGTGCTGCTGGGTTCGACGTGGCACTACATCGACACGGCGGGCCGCACCCGGCTGAGCTTTCCCGGCTGCGAGGCCGTGAAACCCTTCCGCAACGGCCGGGCGCAGGTCGTGCGCAGCGGCCGCCGGATCGAAATCGACCGCGCGGGAAGGGAGTTTCCCGTGCCGGAAAATGAATTTGCCGTTTAG
- a CDS encoding peptidylprolyl isomerase — MKVEQNKMVGVDYKLTVDGQIADQSRPGQPLEFIFGTGMLLPKFEEAILGKEIGESVAFTLEPKDGYGEIIAEAIVDLPKDIFMVDGKLAEDILFVGSQVPMSDAQGNRMMGIVKEVGDTTVKMDFNHPMAGKTLNFEVDVISVRDVTPEDLQGGCSCGECGDGCGEGCGDQSGHGHCNCH, encoded by the coding sequence ATGAAAGTAGAACAAAACAAAATGGTCGGCGTAGACTACAAGCTCACCGTTGACGGACAGATCGCAGACCAGTCGCGCCCGGGCCAGCCGCTCGAATTCATCTTCGGAACGGGCATGCTGCTTCCCAAATTCGAGGAAGCGATTCTGGGCAAGGAGATCGGCGAATCGGTCGCGTTCACCCTCGAGCCCAAGGACGGCTACGGCGAGATCATCGCCGAAGCCATCGTCGATCTGCCGAAAGATATATTCATGGTGGACGGCAAGCTGGCCGAAGACATCCTCTTCGTCGGCAGCCAGGTCCCGATGAGCGACGCCCAGGGCAACCGCATGATGGGCATCGTCAAGGAGGTCGGCGACACGACGGTGAAGATGGACTTCAACCACCCGATGGCGGGCAAAACGCTCAACTTCGAGGTAGACGTGATTTCGGTGCGCGACGTGACGCCCGAGGATTTGCAGGGCGGCTGTTCGTGCGGAGAGTGCGGGGACGGCTGCGGCGAAGGCTGCGGCGACCAGAGCGGACACGGACACTGCAACTGCCATTGA